The genomic region GCACTATGAAAATGAATAGCAGGCACAAAAATGCCAGTATAAACAGATATCTATGGGTTCAATATGCATCACATGAGTAAACATGCATCATCATTTTCATCATTTCAACTACAATgagaaaacaacatttttacatttatccaTTTGGGAGAGCATCTTCAAAAAGCTCTGTTTTACATGACAAAATGCTATCTCGGTGTGGATGGACGATGTGGATGGAAGGCCAGAACTTAGAACTGTTttgttaccgacattcttcaaaatatcttcctttatgttcagcagaagaaagaaactcatacaggtttggaacaacttgagggtgagtaaatgaaaaaaaaaaataataattgggGTGAATTATTTAAGAATttgaataatctaaagaaccttttgtgaaatggaaaggttccatgaatATTAAAGGTttttcatggaaccatcaatgccaataaagaaacattatgtttaaagggttaaataaaattactgtcattaattactcacgctcatgttataccaaacccgcaagacaacaatttcttctcttccctgtcagtctcctacgctgtttacgttgTAAACACAGTACATCACTTCTAGGTACTTCAGAACGCCGACGCTGTACATGCTGCACGCATgcgatgctgatgcaggagccggccaataatgagctggcattctgacgtagaacccagAATTGATGTGCTGTTTACAACGTTAACAGCGTTgatcagaaacctctcggatttcatcaaaaatatcttaatttgagttccaaaaatgaacaaaggaCGAACGACATGAAGTTGAGTAATtaaatgagtaattaatgacaaaaattaaatttttttggtgaactaaccctttaagagtgtAAGCTGGTTTGTGTCAGTTTGGTGCTGGTCTAGCTGGTGGCACAGCTTTACCCCGTCTGGTCTTTCTGATGAAGCTGGTTAGTTAAGGTAAGGGCATCAGCATCCAAAACACAATATAGCCTAGTGGTTCATTTCTTCTCCAAAAGGACACAATTAAGTTCTTGTTTCTTATCTGCTTAATGGTTTAGATCCCGAGGGTTGCATCAGAAGATTTATGGCTTGATATCTAGAAACCCTGGATGAATATTCTGCCTAAAATATGGAGAATAAAACTGAGAGACTGTTAAAAAGCAGTAGACATTAGTGTGTATTGCTATGTGAATGAGAGAGCAGCTGATCCCCCATCACCTCTTACAGCTGTATAATGTCATAATGTTCTAAAAAGAAGTAGACGACTTGACCGAAGACTCCTCCCTGACCTGTTTAAATGAAGACAAATGGATGGAGGAGAACGCCCTTAAATGTGATGTTTTCTCACTTAATGACCATGTTTGTTCCCGTTGTCTGTGATTGAGTGTATTCATTAGGCTTGATGCGCCCACAGACGTCTCTGGCAGCAGAACACAAAGGCCTTTGACCATCTCTGCTGCACGTTAATGGAATCTGAGCTGCATTAAAGGTCGAGAAACCGAGAAAAGCATCAAACTTTATGTAATTGGAATCGCTTTAGGCACCGGTTTCCTTGCTCGGTGCTCTTTGCTTGTATTCATTAATAATACTatacatgaaaaaaatataacattaaggGAGAAAAGTGTTCAATTTAGAGCGACATGAAAGATAATGAAGAATTATCTGAGCAACCGCACTATTGCAAgtcatggactactttgatttatttttactttttgtgcAACCAAATGAGCTTGCGTAATCAGATATTTCCCCAGTATTGCTGATTACAGACATTCAGGCAAAATACAATGTTTATACAAATTAACTTAATGGTAAAATGCAAAATGCAGCACCATTGCAACTGTCTTTGAGAGAAGAGAGAAGTTTCATAGCTGAAAACATAATGGGATAATAAAGAATACTTGAggtgtaagcaataaggtacaagaggctgtgctgtatcgtgaataagtcacggctgaagggcgttgttgcAACCTCTTCAGCCTttacttattcacgatacaacaatagcctcgagtaccttattgcttttataaaatggttaccggTATAAAACGgtactttcatgaagtaaactttcactaaaagccttcttTCCAacggaaaaaaatagtccctgaccgtgaacagcaaccaaagttacattattatgccattagatgcggcaaagactgtctttatgagtgagtcactcaatagcaaagacttttacattgaaaagactgaattgttgtgaacacggaacaagacgcaactgacaaatgctttgactagcgctgtcattCATGGAAAaacccttaactgttaaaaggacaagataatacattggacatttaaacagattttttattatgaacataggactgacctgaaggaaaatactaaatctgaatgcaagtaataaactcgctcactcaatctctttctcacaatactcttctagttctacataatacagtaagcttcaattcagtttacgttgctaagggtgttgtgtactagtgatacacagaactgttgggtgaagcggtcatagccgtgttttagcATGAATAAAACACTATTGAcgaatcagaatcaaggacaagaactaaccgttttataactctgtttataattctTTTAGGTTTTCAGTCATGGAACTCTGATGATGCACCCTTGCATCATAGTATATTAGAACAATTATAAGAAGTAAGAGTTTTCAGTTTGGATAAATTGGCTTGTCAGATCAAGgtcttctcaaaaaaaaaaaaaaaaaaggtcatggAAACATCTGTTTATAGTCAAAAAGTCTCAGTCCTATAAATTAGTTCATAAATTACCATCCTGAAATTGGATGTTTTATTAATCATTCAAGAATAGAACCAATATCAAATGATCAAGTGGATAATTAAATGGATTGTCACAACAgcaatttttagttttagtgtgAAGTGGCAGATGTTTTGTGTTAGCAAATGAAGTGTTTTTACTGATGCAGCTCATGTACTTTTTATAGGGACATTTTGTACTACACCGCTCATTTAAAAGGTCTTTCAAGTAGAATCAAAGGTCAATGACTGAACGTGTGACAATGAGCAAAGATGGTGCAACCTTGATCACTTAACTGCCTTTTTATACTGTACCTGGAAAAGCATTGCAAAATCCACTTcatatattttcattatatgTCAATGTCCTTAACATATCTTGAAGTAGGCTTCATTTGTAATCACTTTGCCATTATTTGCATGAGTAAGTGGTTTTCAAGTGTTTTGATTGTCTAAATTATTAGGATcaccaaatttaacaaattCTTTGTACTGCAATTATCTCATAAGCTCAATAGTTTGCTTTTAACATGCGAGCATTTGTTTGATCAACATAGAAAATGATAGACTGTAAGAACAAGGAGATGAATTTGTTAACAAGAGGTCCCTCAGAGAGCCAGTGCCAAGGTGATGACACCTTGAATCGATATTACCAGCTTTATGGATTTTATATCAATTTAGTAGATAATATAAGTGTATTTCCTTATGTAATGTGAAAACAAGACTGCCTGACTAGCTGTGATACAAGTTGTACAAGTTCAGTACTTTTTGTACCAAAAGTTTTAAATACCACCTACCTAAAATAGTACCGAAAGTGACAAAAAGTCCCAAGCTCTCTCTCAGAAACACTTGAACTTGCTGTTCCACAATGAGTGATGTTTCAAAAATGTATCCAGTTATTTTATCATCACATTAAATGGGTAACCAAACAACAAGAATCAAGTAGGCTAGTGTTCTTCGTAAGATATAAAGATGTGTAAATAAATATCATTGGGTTTTGTTTTGAGCTATAGTGTCACCCTTCGATATCATTGGTGGCACAATTTGATATAAACTTTGTACCATTGTGAGAGTCCCAATTCAGCCATTTTGTAGTAGCCTAAATACGAGGAATCTCAATTGGTTTAATTTTGTTTGCTATATCAATAATTGTTTCATCTCCAATATTAGAAAGCAGTTAAGTACTACCACTAACATTCTAATTGGGAAAATTGGCAGAGACAAATTGCAATATAGGTAGCAGGCTTAAGCAAGACAGATTGCAAAAGAATGTTCCCACCTCTAGTAACCATGTTAAAGCTGACAATAATGTGTGAATTTCGCTTCCCAAGTattggattttattttatttgaagtcCAACAGATGGGCTAACACTCagtcattaaaaatgaatattacaCTTTTGGGATGTCtgtgtttgtgatttaaaaTCTAATCTTGTAGGTGGCTTCAATAAGCAGATGCCATCATATGGCTGCAAGTGGGCTTTTCCTCATTCCCAGCGCGTGGATTGATCTCATTTGCTCAAAGCCCCTTGTTACTTGGTAACGAGCAATGCAGCGCTGTGTGGGATTTGAAGTCTTTCAAAGTCGAGTCCCTCGTTCCACAGCGCGAACGTCTAAGAAATGTAAAACTTCAAGACCCATGATGCAGCGCAAAGCTGGAAGTTCAAGCATGTGAACGCCGTATGATTTCTTCAGCGCTTCCTGAATAGCGCCGCGGATGCTCTAGAAAACATTAACACTTACGTTTTGTTTACTAATTCACTTCTTTAGTGTCAGAATGAAAATGCGGTTTATAATTTTGATTTCTTTGTTTGTTATTGGAGCAAAGGCGGGGAAGTACTCGAAAGAGATGAATGAACAAAAGGCATCTGATAACAGCAATAATCAGGTGGAATTCAGGATTGCCAAACTTAATCAGATCTGGGAAAAGGCGACAAGGGTAAGTGATGTGTATGTTTTGATTGTCCCTCTTTTGTCATTGTATATAAATCTCATTCTAGTATTTCATTACGGCTCTTTTGAGCATTAATGCTCCTGTCCATCTCCTGTTCTGCTTTAGATGCAGCTTGCACCGGTGCGGCTGTCAGAACTGCACAGTGACTTGAAGATTCAGGAGAAAGACGAGCTTCAGTGGAAAAAACTGAAAGCAGAAGGGTTGGACGAggatggagagagagaagcCAAGCTCAGACGCAATTTTAATAGTAAGATTTGActgttttgtttggtttataAAGGTTTTGACATTAAAGACCCCAATGAAAAGGCTTGACGAACAGTTCTTTGTTGACACATGTCATATTCCAGTTGCAATAAGAAATACTGAAGGAAAAAATGGGTTTTTATGTTGTGAATAAAACTGGTAATTAAAATCATAATGGctaatatatagcctaacatATAGCTTTACTTGTTTGCAGTTATTCTGGCAAAGTATGGAATGGATGGGAAAAAGGACACCCGGACATTGGACAGCAACAGACTGAAAGATCATGATGTTAATGAGGGAGATACATTTGATGACCCAAGGCTGGACAAGCTGTGGAACAAGGTGACTGATGTGACAAAACATCCACTAGAGTGTGAATGTGTAACTCATTTGCAGGTTTACAGACTtgttcacttattactaacttTGCTTAAATGTTCTCTTCAACCTTTGATCGCAAGGCCAAGACTTCTGGAAAGTTCTCTGACGAGGAACTTCAGACCCTTCAGAGAGAATTCAAGCACCACAAAGACAGAATCAATGAGTATAACATTGTCATGGACACTGTCAGCCGGACAGAAGGTGAGAGATTGGTCATGCTTAGTGCCAAGATAGGATCTCTAATAGTATTCAGTGGAATATCCAAAATCCTTAAAATTGGCATGAGatggaagttgcgatagtcttttcttccctgttgTTACTTATTGTTACTTGTGTCTGATtgaaacagcttctcaaacaagaaaaaatgtagggtgggacttgattttgtccattgtgAATTGATTGAATcgttggatggttgtggtttgctattgctgtgatctcatgtgagtgacaggtggtCCCACCCTCACGTTATCAGAGAAAAGATgctgctgcaagagggaggggaagttattttgaataaagattatgagggcacatgaatttttaaaaataataaataaatgtattaataatgtgcacagataaatcattgataataaatgctgcaatattccattaaaaaaaaataagaattgtcaatttcgcttccatggtgactttaaaaggCTAAAGTGAGGCAGAATCATTATTTCTAAAGGATCTCTTTGTAAATTTTCATCAACACATTTCTTTTTGAGACTTTTCAAGGAATTCACTAGATCCCTTGTCGTAACCAGGCGTGCTTTACCCGTACAATGATGTAACTCGCTCCTTTAACCACTGTAGTACGATGTGTCATTGGAGAAATTAACTAGCTAGTCACAGCCATAGTAACATGGCACCTCCGTCTTTTGAACCAtgttgatttaaaggtgccctagaattcgatattgaatttatattggcatagttgaataacaagagttcagtacatggaaaagacatacagtgagcttcaaactccattgtttcctccttcttatataaatctaatttgtttaaaagacctccggaaaacaggcgaatctcaacataacactgactgttacgtaacagtcggggtgtacgcccccaatatttgcatatgccagcccatgatcaagccattagacaagggcagccagtattaacgtctggatgtgcacagctgaatcatcagactaggtaatcaagcaagaacaatagcgaaaaatggcagatggagcgataataactgacatgatccatgataacatgatatttttagtgatatttgtgaattgtctttctaaatgtttcgttagcatgttgctaatgtactgttaaatgtggttaaagttaccatcggttattactgtattcatggagacaagagagccgtcgctattttcatttttaaacacttgcagtctgtataatgcataaacacaacttcattctttataaatctctccaacagtgtgtaatgttagctttagccacgcagcatagcctcaaactcattcagaatcaaatgtaaacatccaaataaatactatacttacatgatccgatgtatgcaagcagtatgcgtgacgaacatcttgtaaagatccattttgagggttatattagctgtgtgaactttgtttatgctgttcaaggcaagcgcgagctccgggggcgggggagcgggagatttaaaggggccacaacctatatatcggtgcatagttaatgatgccccaaaataggcagttaaaaaaattaattaaaaaaaatctatggggtattttgagctgaaacttcacagacacattcaggggacaccttagacttatattacatcttttaaaaagaagttctagggcacctttaactataaAGATCTGTCATTAATGACGTCGCAtaggtggtggagtaataaatTCGGCTAATTATTCAATTCATTATCATAATTAATGTCAGATTGTTGTAGTTCACTTACACAAATTACAGAAAGTCATTAATTTTACATGCAGTATGTAACTGAAATACACTTTTAGTCAGCAGTTTCTCATCAATATAATTTTCAGAGATGCTGCTGTAATGAACAAGGACCATTCACTATTTCTGTTcctcaatgttttgttttaatttgatGTTTGATTCATTGTTGGTTCCCTCTTACATTATACTTTGAGGTTACTTTACACTTTTATGCAGCTGATTTTTTACATGTcaaaatacagtatatataaaagaaattaatgtatatttaaataaaatgaaagatACAAAATGTTAGCATGCTTATTGTGCCCAAGTGCATGATCTATTTAAGGCTGCATGTCATactaacaagaaactatgcttctaatcACAGTTGGAGAGCTGTAGTTCCAACCACACAAATTTGCGATGCTTGTTTGCGACTGTTggaactagtgttgtcaaaagtaccgacttcggtacctgaaattttaaaaaatgtgacagtACACGTGCCTAGCACTTTGAACACCGTTGAGCGGATTCTGACTAACTTaaacgcctctgattggccactgtgttcatgcgctcaacagatatgtctgtgagtGGCTACAATaatcaacacttcaaaaacatgttgtaaatagacatcagtgacgctcttcaccgagcgcttacacagatacacacgagaacatttgaaagcaggcgctGATAGACGGACTGTGTAACTGTGTAAGTAATGACGGAACTTGCGtccatagttggctaacaatgCATTTGGGAAATGCTATCCATTTAGTTTAATAATGGGATTGTTTAAATGTTAACCTCTTGTGCAGATACTCGCAATCTTCGTCTTTGAATTTCAGAACCAAAAAATAATTCTCTCTTGCATTGTTCTATCCATCAGAGATCCATAAGAATGTAATCAGTCCTCTAGAGGGTGAAGTGAAGGAACATGTTCTCCATCAGAAACATGCAGACCTGAAGCAGAGAATGAGGGACCTCAACCAGGGCTTTGAACGACTCCGCAAGATCACCCATGAGGGTTACAGTGCCGACAGCGGTGGCTACCTTTCCTAAGACTGAATCTGTTTCATAATTGAATTGCTTCATGACTTTCtgatgctctctctctctcatatcttTGCCTATGGCAGAATTTAAGGAGCCAAGAGTCATAGAACTTTGGGAAATGGCAAAACGATCTAATCTGAGCGAAGACGAACTGGATTCTCTTAAAGTAAGCTTTGCTTATGTCATAACCTGAATATCTTTCAGATTTTAACTGCACTGCTAATGTTACTGCTAAATATTGcatttcagtttagttttaatatgCATGGCCTTACAAACACATGCTTTTGGCTTAATTTGCTTATCTGgagtcttgatttttttttccctttctcaTTTAGGAGGAACTTAGACACTTTGAAACAAAGGTGGAGAAGCACCAGCACTATCAGGAACAGCTGGAACTGTCTCATCAGAAACTGAAGCATGTGGAAGCCCTGGGAGACAAAGAGCACATCAtgagaaacaaagaaaaatacaaCACTCTTGCTGAGAAAGCACGAGAAATGGGATACAAGGTAGAGCTGCAAACTGGGTTTTAGaataatgcaatatttttttggtgattgtactttgtgtgttttttcatacacatttttttttacatacccATGAAGAAAAATTCGTTGTGCAGTATGTTTTAAATCTGTACTAATGCGGtcacgctttttttttttttttttttttttttagatgaagAAACACTTACAGGATTTGACGAATAAGATTTCCCAAAATGGATTGCGACACAACGAACTCTGAACACTACTGTCAGCAATAATCATTCATAGGTCACAAATGCAGTATTCTAAAATGATATCCAACACAGATTGGCTGAGGTTATAAAGGTACGGCATATTGGACATGAATTTAACATTTCCATTGGGATGCTAGACTATTTGgtaaattatgattttattttaaaatggtaCTCTATAATGATCAGTTCTGCTTTTTTGCTCATTTCCCATTTTGTGTTTGTACAGAAGATGATTTAGCCAGCAAACTGATGTATGTTATCCACATTCTATTAATTGTGGAAAAATTTGTTTGTGGCtcaatttatgtttaataatAGTTGCTTAACAACAGCAAACGTGTAGCATCCCACAAACGTGGGTGCAAAATAATTTAACATTCCTCTACAACATATGTACACGGCATAAAGCTTTCACACATGAAAAAGTTCCTGAGCATCCTAAGATTTAAATGTTGCAGAATGATACCCCTTCATGAACTGAACAGCTAAACTTTGTCAGGAAAAAGGTGTGCTCCAGTGGAGAAAGAGAAGCCGAGCTCACGCACTACATTAGTTATTTGGCAAGGCAGACCTTGAGTCAACCATAATATTGACTAAATCACTAAATAGCTTTGGGTACATGGGGCATTTCTATAATTGACAGTGTTTGTCCCAAGGTAGACCTGAATCAACATCCTCATGGTTTAAACAGTCCCATGAGGTAGACACTGAGATTTGtcataaaaaaatctaatttaaccAACACTAATTCTTTAATCTATGACATTGTTATTACTAATCTAACAAAAGTTtgtgattttaaaatcttcataTTCATACGAATCCTATAATCCACCATCGTAATGAATGATCAGGAATGTGATCTCCACAAATAATTGAAAAGCTTTTGTAGAAGTCCGTGTTCTGCTCATTTCATGTTGCACatttcataataaaacaaacttcCTGAGCGTTGTGTTGATTTTAAATGGGTGACATGCTGAACTGCCATTGAGTGATTGTGGTATTGCACCAAGCATTTAAAGGATGAGCATCTTTAGTCACTGATGTATAATTTTTATCATAGTACTGCTATAATCAGTATAGAAATttcagaaaatattttgaaaaaaaaaaaaaaaatacagtacgTTTCTCACgaaatatgtaaatgtacagAACAAAATTGGTCACCAAAGGaagtatatatttacagtaatgTCAACAGTCAGTTGTTGCATTTGGGATctgttttcagatttaaaacttttcTAATTCCGTGCAAAtcttaaacatggaaaataatacacatccaCAAACTTGTACATAAAATACAATGCAGAAAAACATTTAGCATatacagcagtggttctcaaccgaAAGCCCCACCAAAATCCAACACAATTATGAAAAcgctgcttgttttcaaaccttttttaaaggtcccgttcttcatgatcccatgtttcaaactttagttagtgtgtaatgttgttgttagagtataaataaaatctgtaaaattttaaagctcaaagttcaatgccaagcgagatattttatttaacagaagtcgcctacatcgaacggccagtttggactacatccctctacttccttctttaatgacgtcactaaaacagttttttgactaacctccgcccacaggaatacacaagagttgcgtttgtagagtgtgtttgtcgccatgtcgtcgaaacgctgttattttcatcccgcagtccaatcaccgggtctgattccggctcaaattaatagggtaaaattaaagacatgtttacaataacactgagcgcgtgcatctccacgttatggtaagaggcgtgacctttccgggcaagatgcgctaaactgctgtcgaatcacaacacaggaaccgctggcacaatcagaactcgttacgtgtttctgaaggagggacttcatagaacaaggaagtcatcagcccgtttttatgacagtggaaacagcagtatacagataagtaaattatgtgaaaaatactgtgtttttttacacgcgaaacatgaacacatgttatattgcacactataaacacaatcaaagcttcaaaaaaccacgaaaaacgggacctttaaacaagTCAATTGATTCAGAAGTTTAATAAACTCTTCTTCAATAAAAACAATAGTTCTATTTTTTGgccccactttatattaggtggccttaactactaaaAAATAAGCACAATGTACTtatgttcatattgtattgcaaaacacttttgctgctattgaggtgggatacgggtaaggttagggacaggtttggtggtatggttgggtttaagggtgggttaaggtgtaagggagaggtcaacagtgtaattacggaaattaattacagatgtaattacatgcagattttttttttaatatataagtacaatgtaaaaacatgtatgtacacaatacgTGCATTGaatcaaatgtttaatttaaatgcaagtacatagtagtcAAGGCCACCTATTATAAAGTCGGTTTTTaaccatttcttttttttttttttacattttaataatttattaagttCAATATATATAAGTCATACTGAGACAGGTTAGACAGTTAAACATCTGAGAAAccacaagtaaaaattattctatttttactttaattctCTTACTTAAACTTTTCACTCAAATTGTTATGctgaaaaaatgtaatttaaaaatatgtaaaagttTCGGAATTTCTTAATGTTTCTTTGTTGCTTTAATAATGACCAACTCTAAAAGTTTGTGTTAAACCATGTTTGGTTCAGTGGATGCAAGaaatttaaaagttattttcacAAATTATCTCACAACTGTGACAATTGAAAAACTATTTCTAGgtttaaatggaaaaaatgtCTCAGGCATTTAAACTCCACTTCGTTATATGTTCAGGTAAGCGTTCCTCTCCTTTTCTGTTCTAGTTCCTGTAGTCTCTCCTCTCGGCCCTGTGCATGCTGGGCTCCCACCCTCTGTGCTGTCTCAGTAGCGGTGATGTCAATGTGGGCATATTTAGTGCTGGAGCCGGCTGCTgattacaaacaataaaaaaacaatagatTGATTAACAACTTTTTAAATGTGCAAGCTTCTGTTACCTGCTTATAACATTTTAGAATAATCTCAACACAGCTGAAAGTCATTTGTTTTCACACCCAAAATGTAgtaaacatttgaagtggatcaaaacctttcatcaaagttgtcctaaaaccttcttcttaggacaactttgatgaacttttttgaccCACTTCAAATATTGACTAC from Megalobrama amblycephala isolate DHTTF-2021 linkage group LG7, ASM1881202v1, whole genome shotgun sequence harbors:
- the lrpap1 gene encoding alpha-2-macroglobulin receptor-associated protein, translating into MKMRFIILISLFVIGAKAGKYSKEMNEQKASDNSNNQVEFRIAKLNQIWEKATRMQLAPVRLSELHSDLKIQEKDELQWKKLKAEGLDEDGEREAKLRRNFNIILAKYGMDGKKDTRTLDSNRLKDHDVNEGDTFDDPRLDKLWNKAKTSGKFSDEELQTLQREFKHHKDRINEYNIVMDTVSRTEEIHKNVISPLEGEVKEHVLHQKHADLKQRMRDLNQGFERLRKITHEGYSADSEFKEPRVIELWEMAKRSNLSEDELDSLKEELRHFETKVEKHQHYQEQLELSHQKLKHVEALGDKEHIMRNKEKYNTLAEKAREMGYKMKKHLQDLTNKISQNGLRHNEL